One window from the genome of Alnus glutinosa chromosome 13, dhAlnGlut1.1, whole genome shotgun sequence encodes:
- the LOC133854746 gene encoding protein P21-like, with translation MNLSKNLSIFFFIFITLCFDLSHAARFDITNNCPFTVWAGAVPGGGRQLNRGQTWSLNVNAGTKGARIWPRTGCSFDGSGRGRCQTGDCGGLLQCQAYGVPPNTLAEYALNQFNNLDFFDISLVDGFNVAMDFSPTSNGCTRGIRCTADINGQCPKQLKALGGCNNPCTVFKTDQYCCNSGSCGPTDYSRFFKTRCPDAYSYPKDDQTSTFTCPGGTNYKVVFCP, from the coding sequence ATGAATCTCTCCAAAAATCtatccattttcttcttcatttttatcaCTCTTTGCTTCGATCTTTCTCATGCAGCTAGATTTGACATAACCAACAACTGCCCCTTCACAGTTTGGGCCGGAGCGGTGCCCGGTGGTGGTAGGCAGCTCAACCGAGGTCAAACATGGAGCCTTAATGTTAATGCTGGTACTAAAGGGGCTCGCATTTGGCCTCGAACAGGGTGCAGTTTTGACGGTTCCGGACGTGGCAGATGCCAGACGGGTGACTGCGGCGGGCTTCTCCAATGCCAAGCCTATGGTGTACCCCCAAACACCCTTGCCGAATATGCACTAAACCAATTTAACAACTTGGACTTCTTCGATATCTCTCTTGTTGATGGGTTTAATGTTGCTATGGATTTTAGCCCCACGTCTAATGGGTGCACCCGTGGTATAAGATGCACTGCTGATATCAACGGACAGTGCCCCAAACAGTTGAAGGCACTTGGCGGTTGTAACAATCCATGTACGGTGTTCAAGACCGATCAATATTGTTGCAATTCTGGAAGCTGTGGACCTACCGACTATTCCCGATTTTTTAAGACTCGCTGCCCCGATGCTTATAGTTACCCTAAGGATGACCAAACAAGCACATTCACGTGCCCCGGTGGGACTAACTACAAGGTTGTCTTCTGCCCTTGA